In Bacillus sp. DX3.1, the following proteins share a genomic window:
- a CDS encoding ABC transporter ATP-binding protein — MKTPVVDVKNVKKVYGKKGESQSHALKGVSFSIQEGEFVGIMGPSGSGKTTLLNVISTLDKATDGVVEIAGTDITKMKQGELSDFRSQKLGFIFQDFNLLENLSIYENIALPLSLQGVPSRKIGPKVEKVAEMLGISEILQKYPSEVSGGQKQRSAAARALVHEPAIILGDEPTGALDSKNATSLLDAMTNLNEKQGVSIMMVTHDPFSASYCRRILFIQDGELYKEIHRSGTREAFYKEILDVLADLGTQKA, encoded by the coding sequence ATGAAAACACCAGTAGTAGACGTGAAAAACGTCAAAAAAGTATACGGTAAAAAAGGCGAGAGCCAATCGCACGCATTAAAGGGCGTGTCATTCTCAATTCAAGAAGGCGAATTTGTTGGAATTATGGGACCATCTGGTTCAGGGAAAACAACATTACTAAATGTAATTTCGACATTAGATAAAGCGACGGACGGTGTTGTTGAAATTGCAGGTACAGATATTACAAAAATGAAGCAAGGTGAGCTATCTGATTTCCGTTCACAAAAACTAGGATTTATTTTCCAAGACTTTAACTTGCTAGAAAACTTATCAATCTATGAAAACATTGCATTACCACTTTCTCTGCAAGGCGTTCCTTCAAGAAAGATTGGACCAAAAGTAGAAAAGGTAGCGGAAATGTTAGGAATTTCAGAAATACTTCAAAAGTATCCATCTGAAGTATCTGGTGGACAAAAGCAACGTTCAGCAGCAGCGCGTGCACTTGTACATGAACCAGCAATTATTTTAGGAGATGAGCCAACCGGAGCACTTGACTCTAAAAACGCAACTAGTCTTTTAGATGCAATGACAAACTTAAATGAAAAGCAAGGCGTTTCGATTATGATGGTTACACATGATCCGTTTAGTGCAAGTTACTGCCGACGCATTCTATTCATTCAAGATGGCGAATTGTATAAGGAAATTCACCGCAGTGGGACGCGTGAAGCGTTCTATAAAGAAATTTTAGATGTGCTTGCAGACTTAGGCACACAAAAAGCATAA
- a CDS encoding TIGR01212 family radical SAM protein (This family includes YhcC from E. coli K-12, an uncharacterized radical SAM protein.) → MKGQNPFPYTNDNKRYHTWNYHLRKEFGEKIFKVSLDAGFDCPNRDGTVAYGGCTFCSAAGSGDFAGDRRDDVVTQYHEMKEKMHEKWKDGKCIAYFQAYTNTHAPVEVLKEKFEPLLEQDDVVGLSIATRPDCLPDDVVEYLADLNKRTYLWVELGLQTVHERTANLINRAHDYPSYVEGVNKLRKHNINVCSHIINGLPLENYDMMMETTREVAKLDIQGIKIHLLHLLKGTPMVKQYEKGQLEFLSLEEYVSLVVDQLEIIPSDVIVHRITGDGPPDLMIGPMWSLKKWEVLNSIDAEFVRRGTWQGKYANEVKPL, encoded by the coding sequence ATGAAAGGCCAAAACCCTTTTCCATATACAAATGACAATAAACGTTACCATACGTGGAACTATCATCTACGCAAAGAATTTGGTGAAAAAATCTTTAAAGTTTCGTTAGACGCTGGCTTTGATTGCCCAAACCGTGACGGTACAGTGGCATACGGTGGTTGCACATTTTGTAGTGCTGCTGGTTCTGGTGATTTTGCTGGTGATCGCCGTGACGACGTTGTAACGCAATATCATGAAATGAAAGAAAAAATGCATGAGAAGTGGAAAGATGGAAAATGTATCGCTTACTTCCAAGCATACACAAATACACACGCTCCAGTAGAAGTGTTAAAAGAAAAATTCGAACCGCTTTTAGAACAAGATGACGTTGTTGGTCTTTCTATTGCCACTCGTCCAGATTGTTTACCTGACGATGTTGTGGAATATTTAGCGGATTTAAATAAACGTACGTATCTTTGGGTGGAGCTTGGACTACAAACTGTTCATGAGCGTACAGCTAACCTGATTAACCGCGCGCATGACTATCCTTCATACGTAGAAGGCGTGAACAAACTCCGTAAGCATAATATTAACGTATGTTCCCATATTATTAACGGCCTTCCTCTTGAAAATTACGACATGATGATGGAAACAACACGTGAAGTAGCAAAGCTTGATATTCAGGGTATTAAAATTCATTTGCTTCATTTATTAAAAGGAACGCCGATGGTGAAACAATATGAAAAAGGACAACTCGAATTCCTTTCTCTTGAAGAGTATGTAAGTCTTGTTGTCGATCAACTTGAAATCATCCCATCAGACGTCATTGTGCACCGTATTACAGGTGACGGTCCACCAGACTTAATGATTGGTCCAATGTGGAGCTTAAAAAAATGGGAAGTATTAAATTCCATCGATGCAGAATTTGTACGCCGCGGCACTTGGCAAGGGAAATATGCAAATGAGGTGAAGCCATTATGA
- a CDS encoding gamma carbonic anhydrase family protein, giving the protein MIYPYKDKNPKIANSTFIADYVTITGDVTIGEESSIWFNTVIRGDVSKTIIGDRVNVQDQCTLHQSPLYPLILEDDVTVGHQVILHSCTLKKDALIGMGSIILDGAEVGEGAFIGAGSLVSQGKKIPPNTLAFGRPAKVIRELTDEDRKDMARIRRQYVEKGQYYKSLQK; this is encoded by the coding sequence ATGATATATCCTTACAAAGATAAAAATCCGAAAATTGCTAATAGTACTTTTATCGCTGACTACGTTACTATTACAGGCGATGTGACAATTGGCGAAGAATCAAGTATTTGGTTTAATACGGTCATTCGTGGTGATGTTTCCAAAACGATAATTGGCGACCGGGTCAATGTACAAGATCAATGTACGCTTCATCAAAGTCCGCTCTATCCTCTTATTTTAGAAGATGATGTGACAGTTGGACATCAAGTCATTTTACATAGCTGTACACTAAAAAAAGATGCTTTAATCGGGATGGGGTCCATTATTTTAGATGGCGCTGAAGTTGGTGAAGGTGCTTTTATTGGTGCTGGTAGCTTAGTTTCACAAGGAAAGAAAATCCCGCCCAATACACTGGCATTCGGCCGACCAGCGAAAGTGATTCGTGAATTAACAGACGAAGACCGGAAAGATATGGCGCGCATCCGTCGCCAATATGTAGAAAAAGGACAATATTATAAATCACTGCAAAAATAA
- a CDS encoding tetraprenyl-beta-curcumene synthase family protein, whose amino-acid sequence MKVPSNPITLMAKVYRDVFPVVHHELAMWKERAYHIPNDELHSQAIASIENKTFHCEGGGILALLANGHREECIRFIVAYQTISDYLDNLCDRSTSLDPNDFAALHESMLTALTPESEGSNYYRYRDDQDDGGYLDELVATCQDVLKNTKHYDKIAPILHELACYYCDLQIHKHVKQEEREPRLQTWFEAHKEKLPPMSWFEFSACAGSTLGIFCLVAYAFHDELLDEDIAKIKQGYFPYVQGLHILLDYFIDQEEDRLGGDLNFCSYYENEHVTLERLKYFVLEAERSIEQLPHAKFHRLISRGLLGIYLSDQKVSQQKNMQHMARRIVKYGGFTSRFFYWNGKMYRKKMAQ is encoded by the coding sequence GTGAAAGTACCGAGTAACCCCATAACGCTCATGGCGAAAGTATACCGCGATGTGTTTCCGGTTGTACACCATGAGCTAGCAATGTGGAAAGAGCGTGCCTACCATATTCCTAATGATGAGCTTCATAGCCAAGCGATTGCAAGTATTGAGAATAAAACGTTTCATTGTGAGGGCGGTGGTATTTTAGCGCTGCTTGCAAATGGACATCGCGAAGAATGTATTCGCTTTATTGTAGCGTATCAAACGATTAGTGATTACCTAGATAACTTATGTGATCGCAGCACATCGCTTGATCCAAATGATTTTGCCGCACTGCATGAATCAATGCTGACGGCATTAACGCCAGAGAGTGAAGGAAGCAATTACTATCGTTATCGTGATGACCAAGACGATGGTGGTTACTTGGATGAACTTGTTGCAACATGTCAGGATGTTTTAAAGAATACAAAACACTATGATAAAATTGCCCCGATTCTTCACGAGCTCGCTTGTTATTATTGTGATTTACAAATTCATAAGCATGTGAAGCAAGAAGAGAGAGAACCGCGTTTGCAAACATGGTTTGAGGCTCATAAGGAAAAGTTACCACCGATGAGTTGGTTTGAATTTTCAGCATGTGCAGGATCAACGCTTGGAATTTTCTGTCTTGTGGCGTATGCGTTTCATGATGAATTATTGGATGAAGATATTGCGAAGATTAAGCAAGGCTATTTCCCATACGTACAAGGACTTCATATTTTACTTGATTATTTCATTGATCAAGAAGAAGATCGACTTGGCGGAGATTTAAATTTCTGTAGTTATTATGAGAATGAACATGTAACATTAGAGCGACTCAAGTATTTTGTTCTAGAAGCAGAACGAAGTATTGAACAATTACCGCATGCAAAGTTTCATCGTCTCATCAGCCGCGGTTTATTAGGGATTTATTTATCTGATCAAAAAGTATCGCAGCAAAAAAACATGCAACATATGGCACGGCGCATTGTGAAATACGGGGGATTCACTTCACGATTCTTCTATTGGAACGGGAAGATGTACCGAAAGAAAATGGCGCAGTGA
- a CDS encoding alpha/beta hydrolase, with amino-acid sequence MWNYEAEEAKAVLVIVHGAMEYHGRYEAFAEMWNHFGYHVVMGDLPAHGTTSRNRGHIDSFDEYIEEVKTWITEAKKYRLPIFLFGHSMGGLISIRVMEETKMDDIQGILLSSPCLGVLSVPAAPLRAIAKVLNVIAPKMQFQSHITVEMSTRNKEVRDAMENDSLFLRKVSVRWYSELIKSVEIAHEKIAEFPDVPLLLMQACEDKLVDKTRVREWFDRLKINDKTYKEWPKCYHELFNEYERDEIFTYTKAFTETHVNNIIETNE; translated from the coding sequence ATGTGGAACTATGAAGCAGAAGAGGCGAAAGCTGTGCTCGTCATTGTACATGGTGCGATGGAATACCACGGACGTTATGAGGCGTTTGCTGAAATGTGGAACCATTTCGGTTATCATGTGGTAATGGGTGACTTGCCAGCTCATGGAACAACTTCAAGAAATAGAGGACATATTGATTCGTTTGATGAATACATAGAGGAAGTCAAAACTTGGATAACAGAAGCGAAAAAATATAGGTTACCTATTTTTTTATTCGGACATAGTATGGGCGGATTAATTTCAATCCGTGTGATGGAAGAAACTAAGATGGATGATATACAAGGCATCCTATTAAGTTCCCCGTGCTTAGGGGTGTTATCTGTACCAGCAGCACCGCTTCGTGCAATTGCAAAAGTGTTAAATGTCATCGCGCCGAAAATGCAATTTCAGTCTCATATTACAGTAGAAATGTCTACGCGAAATAAAGAAGTTCGAGATGCGATGGAAAATGATTCATTGTTCTTGCGTAAAGTGTCAGTTCGTTGGTATAGTGAATTGATAAAATCTGTTGAAATTGCTCATGAAAAAATAGCTGAATTTCCAGATGTTCCGCTCTTGCTAATGCAGGCATGTGAGGATAAACTTGTAGATAAAACACGTGTCCGTGAATGGTTTGATAGGCTGAAAATAAATGATAAAACATACAAAGAATGGCCGAAATGTTATCATGAGCTATTTAATGAGTATGAACGAGATGAAATTTTCACCTATACGAAAGCATTTACTGAAACACATGTAAATAACATAATAGAAACAAATGAATAA
- a CDS encoding helix-turn-helix transcriptional regulator, with product MGKKGTLQNNLYLLRAERRWSQKYVAEMLGVSRQTIHSLESNKYNPSLMLAFQIAKLFEVEITDIFQYLEE from the coding sequence ATGGGCAAAAAGGGAACATTGCAAAATAACTTATATTTGTTACGAGCCGAGCGACGTTGGTCACAAAAGTATGTCGCTGAGATGCTCGGTGTCAGTAGACAAACAATTCATTCGTTAGAAAGCAATAAATACAATCCGTCACTTATGCTTGCTTTTCAAATTGCAAAATTATTTGAAGTAGAAATTACAGACATTTTTCAATACTTGGAGGAATAA
- a CDS encoding ABC transporter ATP-binding protein has protein sequence MLVELKEIKKKYGKQIILKGINLSIPKGQASAIIGGNGTGKSTLLKMIAGFIAPTTGTIQKQPGIKIGYVPEHFPEDIRFTLEDYLYHLGRIHGLSQTHLQKKIPEMLELFHLEHANHSVIRNFSKGMKQKTGIMQALLSNVDMLILDEPLSGLDPKSQQELEDILLTLKQQGLTVLFTCHEKQLLENFADRVVTLANHTIAEDKLLLSDKIPQEHIYIEATVPHTFSITELQKQSGYIHVAYNAKLYLIQLQIEKNYTGDILQYLLHEKAFITLLHPNS, from the coding sequence TTGTTGGTAGAACTGAAAGAAATAAAAAAGAAATACGGCAAACAAATTATCTTAAAAGGCATTAACTTATCTATTCCAAAAGGACAAGCATCTGCCATTATTGGTGGAAATGGTACTGGAAAAAGCACTTTACTCAAAATGATTGCCGGATTTATTGCCCCTACAACTGGAACAATCCAGAAACAACCGGGTATAAAAATCGGATATGTACCTGAGCACTTTCCAGAAGATATTCGTTTTACACTTGAAGACTATTTGTATCATCTCGGTCGTATTCACGGTTTATCCCAAACACACTTACAAAAGAAAATCCCTGAAATGCTGGAACTCTTTCATTTAGAGCATGCCAATCATTCCGTTATAAGAAACTTTTCAAAAGGAATGAAGCAAAAAACAGGTATCATGCAAGCACTCCTTAGTAACGTAGACATGTTAATTTTAGATGAACCCCTTTCTGGACTTGATCCGAAATCACAACAGGAACTCGAGGATATATTGCTTACATTAAAACAACAAGGACTCACCGTTCTCTTTACTTGCCATGAGAAGCAGCTACTAGAAAACTTTGCAGATCGAGTTGTGACATTAGCTAATCATACGATTGCAGAGGATAAACTTTTACTATCCGATAAAATCCCGCAAGAGCACATCTATATAGAAGCAACTGTGCCTCACACATTTTCTATCACAGAGTTACAGAAGCAATCCGGCTACATACATGTTGCATATAACGCAAAACTGTATCTCATTCAATTACAAATTGAAAAGAATTATACAGGCGATATACTTCAATATTTATTACATGAAAAAGCATTCATTACGTTGTTACACCCTAATTCCTAA
- a CDS encoding class I SAM-dependent methyltransferase, whose amino-acid sequence MKLERVLPFARTLLQTAVKEGDYAIDATLGNGHDTCFLAEIVGENGKVFGFDIQREAIESSATRLKEKGLEERTVLVHDSHDTLSSVLPEEAKGNVTGAIFNLGYLPGGDKHIVTKPNSTISAIEQLLEVMAPEGIIVLVIYHGHPEGQVERDAVVKFAEELDQEQAHVLRYGFINQQNHPPFIVAIEKR is encoded by the coding sequence ATGAAATTAGAACGTGTTTTACCATTTGCACGTACACTACTGCAAACTGCTGTAAAAGAAGGCGACTATGCGATTGATGCAACGCTTGGCAACGGTCATGATACTTGCTTTTTAGCGGAGATTGTCGGGGAGAACGGCAAAGTCTTTGGCTTTGATATTCAACGTGAAGCCATTGAAAGCTCAGCTACTCGGCTAAAAGAAAAAGGACTCGAAGAGCGAACAGTTCTCGTTCATGATAGTCATGATACTTTGTCATCCGTATTGCCAGAGGAGGCAAAAGGAAATGTAACCGGAGCAATTTTTAACTTAGGTTACCTTCCCGGGGGTGACAAACATATCGTTACAAAACCAAACTCTACAATTTCTGCTATCGAGCAATTATTAGAAGTGATGGCACCAGAAGGCATCATCGTCCTTGTCATCTATCATGGACACCCAGAAGGACAAGTAGAACGCGATGCCGTTGTGAAGTTTGCAGAAGAGCTTGATCAAGAACAAGCACACGTACTCCGATATGGATTTATCAATCAACAAAATCATCCACCATTTATTGTGGCGATTGAGAAACGCTAA
- a CDS encoding molybdenum cofactor guanylyltransferase, which produces MKRIAGIILAGGQSRRFGEPKALAVWQGQTFIEHIATVMQSVVQNLVIISHADTKEQITTLVHAQVVEDIPLYKGNGPLAGIITGMECVEAEWYIITPCDTPNVSKEWAMALVARMSEECEAIVPIIDGRKQPLLAAYHHQVKDKLYALLNEEKRSMGQLLSQCNVQYVMEEELHLPKELFFNVNTKEEYARLQNKR; this is translated from the coding sequence ATGAAACGTATTGCAGGGATCATTTTAGCGGGAGGTCAATCTCGGCGTTTTGGAGAACCGAAAGCATTGGCAGTTTGGCAAGGTCAAACATTTATAGAGCATATTGCTACGGTGATGCAATCAGTCGTGCAAAATTTGGTGATTATTAGTCATGCTGATACGAAAGAGCAAATCACTACTTTAGTTCATGCACAAGTAGTAGAAGATATTCCTCTATATAAAGGAAACGGTCCACTTGCAGGAATTATAACAGGAATGGAGTGTGTGGAGGCAGAGTGGTACATTATTACTCCGTGTGATACGCCGAATGTTTCAAAAGAGTGGGCAATGGCGTTAGTAGCACGAATGAGTGAAGAATGTGAGGCGATTGTTCCCATTATAGATGGAAGAAAACAACCGCTTTTAGCTGCGTATCATCACCAGGTAAAGGACAAATTGTATGCATTGTTGAACGAAGAAAAAAGAAGTATGGGGCAACTTTTATCACAATGTAACGTACAGTATGTGATGGAGGAAGAGTTGCATTTGCCAAAAGAGTTGTTTTTTAATGTAAATACAAAAGAAGAATATGCTCGATTACAAAATAAAAGGTAA
- a CDS encoding phosphatase PAP2 family protein — protein MKVKSVSSLYKIECYIFKGINRYFEQKALNVFFRTITHIGGARFSISLALCFLLFSRGSLHGAAIASAIALALSHIPVQILKRWYPRKRPYLTIQDAKYPLHPLTDHSFPSGHTTAIFSFIVPFICYDPNLFVFLLPLAISVGVSRIYLGLHYPSDVFVGMCLGTFAGIISFYQFIPLFI, from the coding sequence GTGAAGGTAAAATCCGTCAGCTCCTTATATAAAATAGAATGTTACATTTTCAAGGGAATTAATCGTTACTTTGAGCAAAAAGCATTAAACGTCTTTTTTCGTACCATTACACATATCGGCGGGGCTCGTTTTTCCATCTCGCTCGCTTTATGTTTTCTTTTATTTTCAAGAGGCTCTTTGCATGGTGCTGCAATTGCAAGTGCAATTGCATTAGCACTCAGTCATATTCCGGTACAAATTTTAAAAAGATGGTACCCGCGTAAACGTCCTTATTTAACAATTCAAGATGCAAAATATCCATTACATCCATTAACGGATCATTCTTTTCCATCCGGTCACACAACAGCTATTTTTTCATTTATCGTTCCTTTCATTTGTTACGATCCAAATTTGTTTGTTTTTCTACTTCCATTAGCAATTAGTGTGGGCGTTTCCCGCATTTATCTTGGGCTTCATTATCCATCAGATGTATTTGTAGGTATGTGTTTAGGCACATTTGCTGGCATTATTTCTTTTTATCAATTCATTCCGCTTTTTATATAA
- a CDS encoding cupredoxin domain-containing protein has protein sequence MSVKKWLTGLVVLLAMIVVVTTPGSLSVFAESGVVTQPIESVKVIEVELNDDYFNPKVITIPIGRTTTLILKNQGKKEHTFTVEKLRIDAEVQPGKEKTITVKPKEPGTYELICRYHFQKGMDGKVIVK, from the coding sequence ATGTCTGTGAAAAAGTGGTTAACTGGACTGGTCGTTTTGCTTGCGATGATTGTGGTTGTGACAACTCCAGGTTCACTCAGTGTATTTGCCGAATCCGGCGTCGTAACACAGCCTATTGAGTCAGTGAAAGTGATTGAGGTCGAGTTGAACGATGATTATTTTAATCCGAAAGTCATCACTATTCCGATTGGAAGAACGACAACGTTGATATTGAAAAACCAAGGTAAGAAAGAGCACACCTTCACAGTGGAAAAGCTCAGAATTGACGCCGAAGTCCAGCCGGGTAAAGAAAAAACCATTACCGTGAAACCTAAAGAGCCCGGTACATATGAACTGATATGTCGGTACCATTTCCAGAAAGGAATGGATGGAAAAGTAATAGTCAAATAA
- a CDS encoding alpha/beta hydrolase has product MSEQILKVNKVGICTEIFGNPKDPAVLLIMGAMSSLDWWDEDFCLRLADQGRFVIRYDHRDLGRSVTYEPGTSNYTITDMTDDAVGVLDAYSIERVHIVGMSLGGLIGQILALRYPERIFTLTLIASSMFGTEMEKLPPMDQSILDYHAKSTSIDWSNREAVISYLAGGWKTLCGSKPYEEVRMYKLAEREAARAKQLPSRFNHAMLQGGDEYYDRMGEISIPVLIIHGTEDPALPYEHGLALAKAIPHAELVTLDGSGHEIHSEDWDQIIDSVVNLSSR; this is encoded by the coding sequence ATGAGTGAACAAATACTGAAAGTAAATAAAGTAGGTATATGTACAGAAATTTTTGGGAATCCTAAGGATCCTGCTGTGCTTTTAATTATGGGAGCGATGTCTTCATTAGACTGGTGGGATGAGGACTTCTGCCTCCGCCTTGCTGATCAGGGGAGATTTGTCATTCGGTACGATCATCGTGATTTGGGGAGATCCGTCACTTATGAACCTGGTACTTCTAACTATACAATAACGGACATGACTGACGATGCGGTTGGGGTCCTGGATGCTTATTCCATAGAGCGGGTCCATATCGTTGGAATGTCCCTGGGCGGTTTGATCGGTCAGATTCTTGCCCTGAGATATCCAGAACGCATATTTACGCTTACCCTAATTGCATCAAGTATGTTCGGGACTGAGATGGAAAAACTGCCTCCAATGGACCAAAGCATACTGGATTACCATGCGAAGAGTACTTCCATAGATTGGTCAAATCGGGAGGCGGTCATTTCCTATCTGGCGGGTGGATGGAAAACTTTATGTGGTTCCAAACCTTACGAGGAGGTAAGAATGTATAAACTGGCGGAAAGAGAGGCTGCCCGCGCTAAACAGCTGCCGAGCAGATTCAATCATGCCATGCTGCAAGGCGGAGACGAGTATTACGATAGAATGGGTGAGATTAGCATACCTGTCCTCATTATTCATGGCACAGAAGATCCAGCTCTCCCATACGAGCATGGACTTGCTCTTGCGAAAGCTATTCCCCATGCTGAATTAGTGACTCTTGATGGATCAGGTCATGAGATTCATAGTGAAGACTGGGACCAAATTATAGACTCAGTTGTAAATCTTAGTTCGCGATAA
- a CDS encoding amino acid racemase, with amino-acid sequence MIGILAGMGPKSTGPFVDTVIEQCQEIYGAKDDMDFPHMMIYSCPTPFYMDRPINHEDMEKAIIHGAQKLESTGINFIAIPCNTAHLYFNQVKNSVSVPLLNMVDETIKEIPNHAKRVALLATDATVQSGMYQEAFSKSGMNYIYKDSWQTDVNIIISKIKIGQINESSQLWNKLCTELATTVDVVIIACTDLNVVLDKKSDNICFVDSSTCLARAVVKKYLSIRESITEM; translated from the coding sequence ATGATTGGAATACTAGCAGGAATGGGACCAAAATCTACAGGACCATTCGTTGATACAGTAATCGAACAGTGCCAAGAGATTTATGGTGCGAAAGACGACATGGACTTTCCTCATATGATGATTTATTCATGTCCAACGCCATTCTACATGGATCGGCCTATTAATCATGAAGATATGGAAAAAGCCATTATACATGGTGCACAAAAGCTTGAAAGTACTGGTATCAACTTTATTGCAATACCCTGTAATACGGCACATCTTTACTTTAATCAGGTAAAGAATTCGGTTTCAGTTCCCCTATTAAACATGGTGGATGAGACTATAAAAGAAATACCTAATCACGCAAAGAGAGTAGCCCTTTTAGCTACCGATGCCACTGTTCAATCTGGTATGTATCAAGAGGCTTTTTCGAAATCTGGTATGAATTATATTTACAAAGACAGTTGGCAAACTGATGTAAATATAATCATATCAAAAATAAAAATAGGTCAAATAAACGAATCAAGTCAATTGTGGAATAAGCTCTGCACAGAATTAGCTACTACTGTAGATGTCGTAATCATAGCATGTACAGATTTGAATGTTGTATTAGATAAGAAATCGGATAATATTTGCTTTGTTGATTCTTCTACCTGTCTTGCAAGGGCCGTTGTAAAAAAGTATTTATCTATTAGAGAATCAATAACTGAGATGTAA
- a CDS encoding ABC transporter permease, whose protein sequence is MLALIRYNFLDYTKSYKYVPPIAMYIVSLLFVYTYKPNPIVPTYLETALPLYLLSAWITVTLFHTEDPVQEQITLSHTKNIHTLYLGKYVTVLLICSFLSFVSVIYPIVFDMFHEKMTMSFFIIGILAHISLSILGISIATLFTRNIIKKANTAWLSLSFVLLITIASIRLKKETPELLWFFPPIDSFMMLGHYEQELLSHTLWLTAWALVYSFVLIALFLYLVRKRRF, encoded by the coding sequence ATGCTCGCGCTCATTCGTTACAATTTTCTCGATTATACAAAGTCATATAAGTACGTTCCGCCCATCGCGATGTACATTGTAAGTTTACTTTTTGTCTATACCTATAAACCAAATCCAATTGTTCCAACATATTTAGAAACAGCACTTCCGCTCTACTTACTTTCAGCTTGGATTACCGTGACACTGTTTCATACGGAAGACCCTGTTCAAGAACAAATTACCCTTTCTCATACAAAAAATATACACACCCTATATCTTGGCAAATATGTAACAGTGCTTCTCATTTGTAGCTTTCTGTCCTTTGTATCTGTTATATATCCAATTGTCTTTGATATGTTTCATGAAAAAATGACAATGTCATTTTTTATAATTGGTATCCTTGCACACATTTCTTTATCTATACTTGGTATTTCAATTGCAACATTATTTACACGAAACATCATCAAAAAAGCAAATACCGCTTGGCTTAGCCTTTCTTTTGTACTACTTATCACGATTGCGTCAATTCGTCTAAAAAAAGAGACGCCAGAACTATTATGGTTTTTCCCGCCTATCGACAGTTTCATGATGCTAGGGCATTATGAGCAGGAATTGCTCTCGCATACACTTTGGCTCACTGCATGGGCGCTTGTATATTCATTTGTATTAATTGCTTTATTTCTTTATCTTGTTCGGAAAAGACGTTTTTAA
- a CDS encoding YtzC family protein, translated as MAERQSLETYITQAEQAIEYAKEQLDLGMRQEHYNTMEYSDAQLQLEQAYNDLQIMQQHANDEQREQLNRARMAVRQLQHQMIVTPH; from the coding sequence ATGGCAGAGCGTCAATCACTTGAAACATACATTACGCAAGCTGAGCAAGCGATAGAATATGCAAAAGAGCAATTAGACCTTGGAATGAGACAAGAGCATTACAACACGATGGAATATTCTGATGCGCAATTACAATTAGAACAAGCTTATAACGATCTACAAATCATGCAACAACATGCGAATGATGAGCAACGTGAGCAATTAAACCGTGCTCGTATGGCAGTTCGTCAACTGCAACATCAAATGATTGTTACGCCGCATTAA